Proteins from one Arsenophonus apicola genomic window:
- a CDS encoding phage head morphogenesis protein: MRTVNERLMDELLAHSLFSGRYASGVAKKMVNTLNAFDAQLSASLIVALDDANIDADSFTVRRLESLLASVKAINKNAVANAFSLLKGEMKAHAQYEVDYYPALFDFLMPEVVLRQYPLMSLTTDMLYAAVMARPLQGKLLSEWAEGLEKDRMTRINNTVRNGYLNGDSAVEMGRKIRGNVKQGYKDGALQISRANATSIAKTAINHLQATARNQFAEANKKLLEGKQWLSTLDNKTSHACIVRDRLKYTLESKPIGHKVPYLQGPGKIHWNCRSTETLITKSWRQLGIDVDEMDENTRASMDGQTPAETTFLQWIQRQSAWRQKQVFGEVRYRLMKEGGMHPAQFYSDKGEFITLAQLRKIDGQELKEAGMGF, from the coding sequence ATGAGAACGGTGAATGAGCGCCTGATGGATGAATTACTTGCTCACTCGCTGTTTTCTGGTCGTTATGCTAGTGGGGTTGCTAAAAAGATGGTTAACACCCTGAATGCATTTGACGCTCAGCTCAGTGCATCCTTAATTGTGGCACTGGATGATGCCAATATCGATGCTGATAGTTTTACTGTCAGGCGATTAGAATCTTTGCTCGCCAGTGTTAAGGCTATTAATAAAAATGCGGTAGCCAACGCGTTTTCCCTTTTAAAGGGCGAGATGAAGGCGCATGCACAATATGAGGTAGATTATTATCCCGCTTTATTTGATTTTCTAATGCCAGAGGTTGTTCTTCGTCAATATCCATTGATGAGTCTCACCACAGATATGCTTTATGCAGCGGTGATGGCGCGCCCATTGCAGGGAAAACTGTTATCTGAGTGGGCTGAGGGTCTGGAAAAAGACCGCATGACGCGCATTAATAATACCGTTCGCAATGGGTATTTGAATGGCGATAGCGCTGTAGAAATGGGTCGTAAAATACGTGGTAATGTCAAGCAAGGCTATAAAGACGGTGCACTACAAATCAGTCGGGCAAATGCAACCAGTATTGCCAAAACCGCAATTAATCACCTACAAGCCACCGCCCGAAATCAGTTTGCAGAGGCTAATAAAAAACTCCTTGAGGGTAAGCAGTGGTTATCGACGCTGGACAACAAAACCTCTCATGCCTGTATTGTTCGCGATCGATTGAAATATACCCTTGAAAGTAAGCCAATCGGCCATAAAGTGCCCTATTTGCAAGGACCAGGAAAAATTCACTGGAATTGTCGTTCGACTGAAACATTGATCACTAAATCATGGCGTCAATTGGGAATTGATGTTGATGAAATGGACGAAAACACTCGGGCCTCGATGGATGGACAAACACCAGCCGAGACAACCTTTCTTCAATGGATACAACGACAATCCGCTTGGCGACAAAAGCAGGTATTTGGTGAAGTACGCTACCGGCTAATGAAAGAGGGTGGCATGCATCCGGCCCAGTTTTATAGCGATAAAGGTGAGTTTATTACTTTGGCACAATTACGAAAGATAGATGGACAGGAATTAAAAGAAGCTGGGATGGGATTTTAA
- a CDS encoding major capsid protein, with protein MATTVNSDLIIYNDLAQTAFLERRQDNLEVFNQASNGAIVLDNVFIEGDLRKRAFYQISGSIEHRDVNSTDKVTGKKIGAGESVDVKAPWKYGPYEITEESFKRRGRDVSEFSELVGTDAADASLEGYIKYSLAALGAAIGANTDMMVTANIATDGKKTLTKGLRKYGDKFNRVNLFVMHSTTYFDIVDQAIDNKVYEEAGVVIYGGQPGTLGKPVLVTDTAPVDAIFGLVPGAITITESQEPNFRSYEINDQENLGVGYRGEGVVNVGVLGYSWDESKGTNPDLTKLGTAGNWKKHFTSNKLTAGVMIKLQHEASLGLSVDKTTATANNSDAVTISLDYSKDNQPVQGGNVEWSSTGGKLSKAATKTDAKGKSSVKLTASTAGQFTVTATVDGEMRTTESITFS; from the coding sequence ATGGCAACGACGGTTAATAGTGATTTAATTATTTATAATGATTTGGCTCAAACCGCATTTTTAGAGCGCAGACAAGATAATCTTGAGGTGTTTAATCAGGCATCAAATGGCGCAATTGTACTGGATAATGTTTTTATTGAAGGCGATTTACGTAAACGGGCATTTTATCAGATAAGCGGTTCGATTGAACATCGTGACGTGAATTCTACGGATAAAGTTACCGGTAAGAAAATTGGTGCGGGAGAATCCGTTGACGTTAAAGCCCCTTGGAAATATGGCCCCTATGAAATCACCGAAGAGTCATTTAAACGACGTGGCAGGGATGTTTCAGAATTTTCTGAGCTTGTGGGTACGGATGCTGCTGATGCTTCGCTTGAGGGCTATATCAAGTATTCCCTAGCAGCATTGGGGGCTGCGATTGGCGCTAATACGGATATGATGGTCACAGCTAATATTGCTACCGATGGCAAGAAGACCCTCACTAAGGGGTTACGCAAATACGGGGATAAATTCAACCGTGTCAATCTGTTTGTCATGCACTCAACAACCTATTTTGACATTGTTGATCAGGCGATTGATAACAAGGTTTATGAAGAAGCAGGCGTGGTAATTTACGGCGGCCAACCTGGAACGCTAGGTAAACCCGTATTAGTCACCGATACTGCGCCTGTTGATGCTATATTTGGGTTAGTCCCAGGGGCTATCACTATCACGGAATCACAGGAACCTAATTTTCGCTCTTATGAAATCAACGATCAGGAAAATTTAGGCGTTGGCTATCGGGGTGAAGGCGTGGTAAATGTGGGCGTGCTCGGTTACAGCTGGGATGAATCAAAAGGGACTAATCCTGATCTGACAAAATTGGGCACAGCTGGCAACTGGAAGAAACATTTCACCAGTAACAAATTAACGGCAGGCGTAATGATAAAATTGCAGCATGAAGCGAGTTTAGGGTTATCTGTGGATAAAACCACCGCGACAGCCAATAACAGCGATGCGGTGACCATTTCACTTGATTACTCAAAAGATAATCAACCTGTTCAGGGTGGCAATGTTGAGTGGTCAAGCACAGGTGGAAAATTGAGTAAAGCGGCGACTAAAACCGATGCAAAGGGTAAGTCCAGCGTCAAATTAACCGCCAGTACAGCAGGACAATTTACCGTCACTGCGACAGTAGATGGTGAGATGCGCACCACAGAAAGTATCACTTTTTCATAA
- a CDS encoding DnaT-like ssDNA-binding protein, protein MIDSDKNSPTFNSYASVEDLKRYARERGIDIPTDGSHIESMLVSAMDYLTSQPWLGKRTHLTQPLSFPRTGLFYDGVPIENDAIPKQLIMAQCRLAIESENEDLQPTLGGEVTTERIEGAITVQYASGTNSGLPKFAWLNGLLNGLLDIRSGFAINTFSVR, encoded by the coding sequence ATGATTGATTCGGATAAAAATTCGCCAACATTTAATAGTTATGCCAGCGTTGAGGATCTAAAGCGCTATGCCCGTGAAAGAGGAATTGATATACCCACTGATGGCTCACATATTGAGTCGATGCTGGTGAGTGCGATGGACTATTTAACGTCACAGCCATGGTTAGGAAAACGAACCCACTTAACCCAACCGCTATCCTTCCCACGCACAGGGTTATTTTATGACGGTGTGCCTATTGAGAATGACGCCATCCCTAAGCAACTCATTATGGCCCAGTGTCGGCTGGCGATTGAGTCAGAGAACGAAGATTTACAGCCAACGTTAGGGGGCGAAGTGACCACAGAACGTATTGAGGGGGCTATCACGGTCCAATATGCCTCGGGGACAAATTCGGGTTTACCCAAATTTGCCTGGTTAAATGGTTTGCTTAATGGCTTGTTAGATATACGTTCTGGATTTGCCATCAACACCTTTTCGGTGAGGTGA
- a CDS encoding phage tail terminator-like protein, with protein MNPLTINTAIRAHIAQFAESENIKVAWPNCEFDDINEPYLQLHTMPATTNNLSLSLDMPVFSGVIQINVVGKAGTGDALVMNVANRLINFLTNGFSLTDNLFLNGEPCLFPAICDQVNYILPVSVAYRCHSTI; from the coding sequence ATGAACCCATTAACCATTAATACCGCGATACGGGCACATATTGCTCAATTTGCTGAGTCTGAAAATATCAAGGTTGCCTGGCCAAATTGTGAATTCGATGATATCAATGAACCCTATTTACAACTACACACCATGCCAGCGACAACGAATAATTTGAGTTTATCGCTCGATATGCCTGTATTTAGCGGTGTCATACAGATAAATGTAGTTGGCAAAGCAGGAACGGGCGACGCATTGGTCATGAATGTCGCTAATCGTTTAATAAATTTTCTAACAAACGGTTTTTCGTTGACCGATAATCTTTTTTTAAACGGCGAGCCATGTTTATTTCCAGCAATCTGTGATCAGGTTAATTATATTCTCCCCGTCAGCGTTGCTTATCGTTGTCACTCTACAATATAA
- a CDS encoding phage tail protein, whose translation MAYNIPNGSRVYVASKYADEITITAATNATEAVLTVNSIGSIKTGDIVQIDCGWKKMSGAFKVKKAADTSITLESIDTTDKAVFPVGGAKGSLKKVEEWEAMPQVMTLSTEGGEQQTQEIQFLEDEQAETVDTFKNGITQVYTFAHDAKLPIRKLLMKLDDSKQITAMRFSINVPVRIVILLLRSLSSACPIQLSTRLKTW comes from the coding sequence ATGGCATATAATATTCCTAATGGTTCGCGTGTTTATGTAGCTAGTAAATATGCGGATGAGATAACAATTACGGCGGCTACCAATGCGACAGAGGCGGTATTAACTGTCAATTCGATTGGCAGTATTAAAACGGGCGATATTGTCCAGATTGATTGTGGCTGGAAAAAAATGTCAGGCGCTTTCAAAGTGAAAAAAGCAGCTGATACCAGTATTACACTGGAATCAATCGATACCACCGATAAAGCCGTTTTTCCCGTTGGTGGGGCTAAAGGAAGCTTGAAGAAAGTGGAAGAATGGGAGGCGATGCCGCAAGTCATGACATTATCGACGGAGGGCGGTGAGCAGCAAACGCAGGAAATTCAGTTTTTGGAAGATGAACAGGCAGAAACCGTTGATACCTTTAAAAACGGTATCACGCAGGTTTATACCTTTGCACATGATGCAAAATTACCTATTCGTAAGTTATTGATGAAACTGGATGACAGCAAGCAAATTACGGCAATGCGTTTTTCAATAAACGTGCCAGTGAGGATCGTTATTTTACTGCTTCGGTCTCTTTCCAGCGCGTGCCCAATACAGCTATCAACGAGGTTGAAAACGTGGTAG
- a CDS encoding phage tail assembly chaperone, whose amino-acid sequence MAKFTLIPKPTFKANVLIPVAGKKEPEVVTFTFNHKAMSELETMREMPIDEFYQQIIADWAIEEPYHADNLKLLFDNYPSAASAISTTYYSELLGQREKNF is encoded by the coding sequence ATGGCGAAATTTACATTGATACCCAAGCCAACGTTTAAAGCCAATGTCCTCATTCCGGTGGCAGGCAAAAAAGAGCCAGAGGTGGTGACCTTCACCTTTAATCACAAAGCCATGAGTGAACTGGAAACCATGCGTGAAATGCCGATTGATGAGTTCTACCAGCAGATTATTGCTGACTGGGCGATTGAAGAGCCTTATCACGCTGATAATTTAAAGCTGCTATTTGACAACTATCCCTCAGCTGCGAGCGCCATTAGTACAACGTATTATAGCGAACTATTAGGCCAACGCGAAAAAAACTTCTAG
- a CDS encoding DUF1799 domain-containing protein, with translation MTETDIRNFEAAFGFTPEDSEVEVWPDVWEAYLTFNALRTQWRMGANGPTGLDYSVLSDVIDYLGINQDKGALFNDIRVMEAKALAIMHQ, from the coding sequence ATGACCGAGACCGATATCCGCAACTTTGAAGCTGCCTTTGGTTTTACGCCGGAAGACAGCGAGGTCGAAGTTTGGCCAGATGTCTGGGAGGCTTATCTTACTTTTAATGCGCTTCGTACTCAGTGGCGAATGGGGGCGAATGGCCCCACAGGGCTGGATTACAGCGTGTTATCCGACGTCATCGATTATTTGGGTATTAATCAGGATAAAGGCGCTTTATTTAATGATATACGGGTGATGGAAGCGAAAGCCTTAGCGATAATGCACCAATAA
- a CDS encoding Arc family DNA-binding protein, which produces MARDDPQFNFRMPHEIKEKIKRRAKMNGRSINAELTQIVLDALDKSVTPQDYKTDIEKLVDSQAEEVKKMVFNTLLKLYDNKN; this is translated from the coding sequence ATGGCAAGAGATGACCCACAATTTAATTTCAGAATGCCCCATGAAATTAAAGAAAAAATTAAACGGCGCGCCAAAATGAATGGCAGATCTATTAATGCAGAATTGACGCAGATTGTCCTAGATGCCCTTGATAAATCAGTTACCCCACAAGATTACAAAACCGATATTGAAAAACTAGTCGATTCTCAAGCTGAAGAAGTTAAGAAAATGGTATTCAATACATTACTTAAATTGTATGATAATAAAAATTGA
- a CDS encoding helix-turn-helix domain-containing protein, with product MNKSSAKKMNINEEEFSRLPFSQKITILRAYKSLTQAQLASLVGVSQRQIAAYESGNAKPRGNTLLKLGSVLGKSPIQLMHPVDNVSRPRMNVSFMPVLKHNRIIDWLHYTMDPTGKSDDLLDECVEREIKTIQSSGSFALEIDEPAMSTVGSNGICFPKKAIVIFDISKCNVLMDGDFVLAVINHKHTMFRQFFYGLKESSLAPFDQRYPIEKIATNTIPKTNLLIPAVHIDISLPAMNRSSKLII from the coding sequence ATGAATAAATCAAGTGCGAAAAAGATGAACATTAATGAAGAAGAGTTCTCAAGGCTTCCGTTTAGCCAAAAAATAACGATCCTTCGGGCGTATAAATCACTAACTCAAGCCCAACTTGCTTCATTGGTGGGTGTATCACAGAGACAAATAGCAGCTTATGAGTCAGGTAATGCTAAACCAAGAGGAAACACTTTGCTAAAGCTGGGATCTGTTCTTGGTAAATCTCCTATTCAATTAATGCATCCAGTTGATAATGTTAGTCGTCCTAGAATGAATGTGTCATTCATGCCAGTGCTAAAACATAATAGAATAATTGACTGGCTACACTATACTATGGATCCAACAGGGAAATCGGACGATTTATTAGATGAATGTGTAGAGCGCGAAATAAAAACCATCCAAAGCTCTGGTTCATTTGCTTTAGAAATCGATGAACCTGCTATGTCAACTGTTGGGTCCAATGGAATATGCTTTCCCAAAAAGGCAATAGTTATTTTTGATATATCTAAATGCAATGTACTTATGGATGGAGATTTTGTACTAGCAGTAATTAATCACAAACATACAATGTTTAGGCAATTTTTTTATGGTTTAAAAGAATCTTCTTTAGCACCGTTTGATCAGCGTTACCCGATAGAAAAGATCGCTACCAATACTATTCCAAAAACAAATTTACTTATACCTGCAGTACACATTGATATATCTCTGCCTGCAATGAATAGATCCAGTAAGTTAATCATATGA
- a CDS encoding phage tail tape measure protein, protein MTDIATISLKVNTADLERGEQKLKSFQGTAEKVEKASSNLEGGLKKVSLASLRNVETIKTQKSELNDLLNRINPTNKAFDELDKISRKLAASHQKGLLPLDQFVDYNTILEESRDKLSRMNLALTAEGRALLAQEEASKRAKLAADNFLNTLKQQSDTIGKTRTEVLELKAAQMGISQQAAPMIAKLKEQEKAFMNGAVTMGQYRHAMRMLPMQMTDVVTSLASGIPAWMVLVQQGGQIKDSFGGVGNAFKAIGSILTPTRLLMGGLAGVTAAVAIAAYKGSQEFSEFNNKLILTGGYAGKTAGQLAMLAKQLSADGITQGGMADVITKVVGSGSFSGNEIDNIANVAARMEKLVGQSVDETIKQFQRIKDNPVKAINELDKSLHFLTTTQLAQISTLQEQGRKHEAAKVAMEAYATATKNRTQQIKANLGYLESAWAVVKDKARLAWDSMLDIGREHTLDQKIRDYEEKLVAFQVNPVARLNYYNASGKTATDLRRELDLLKEKKYQQDIENQRKQAAVRAQEAEKARFRVDQELKHKFENAEEKHQSELERIRNSGGSKSVIDEAIRRENARYAKEKSSSDSKADAYRPSLGTRWEEEAQARNRALQAELRTLQDESQYVGIISQQRRELFKTENQLVILEEAKSGTNKRRLSEDERSLLLKKEAILSEKREAAQIGDKIEKQKQLNALRLSNDGLQEEIRLRLESIGKTEIQIAKEQELKKYREEMARKGIEQENPEYGRGLSLIDEKYKNEESLRKNWEAGIKQGFSNFEQQARDAYGNVANVTKFAFEGMSQSLTDFLVTGKANFADFTKSLLEMIVKLMTQMAMLQAMKAAFGGQTGGVGGAIANIFGFSSGGYVGGGGKYDPKGIVHGGEFVFTKEATQRLGIANLYRLMDGSKRGYASGGYVSTSSTPMYGMQPVTNGVNVNLGGIHVDGQPQQSSPSNVDMRAAEQSLTQKIKSVLVAESRDGGDLHKIIKAVNGRGY, encoded by the coding sequence ATGACCGATATCGCCACGATTTCATTAAAAGTAAACACGGCGGATTTGGAAAGAGGTGAACAGAAGTTAAAGTCATTTCAGGGAACAGCGGAAAAGGTTGAAAAGGCTTCCTCAAATCTGGAGGGTGGATTAAAAAAAGTTAGCTTAGCCTCACTGAGAAATGTCGAAACCATTAAGACGCAAAAAAGTGAACTTAACGACCTGTTAAATCGAATTAATCCCACCAATAAAGCGTTTGATGAACTGGATAAAATTAGCCGTAAACTCGCCGCTTCACATCAAAAAGGTTTACTCCCCCTTGACCAGTTTGTTGATTACAACACGATACTGGAAGAGTCGAGAGATAAGCTAAGCCGGATGAATCTGGCACTGACCGCAGAAGGGAGGGCGCTACTTGCACAGGAAGAAGCTTCAAAACGAGCGAAGTTAGCCGCTGATAATTTTCTAAACACATTAAAACAGCAATCAGACACGATAGGCAAGACGCGAACTGAAGTTCTTGAACTAAAAGCGGCGCAGATGGGCATTTCTCAACAGGCAGCGCCGATGATTGCCAAATTAAAAGAACAAGAAAAAGCGTTTATGAATGGCGCGGTAACGATGGGGCAATATCGTCATGCAATGCGTATGTTACCTATGCAGATGACCGATGTGGTGACCTCATTGGCTTCCGGTATACCGGCCTGGATGGTATTGGTGCAGCAAGGTGGACAGATTAAAGACTCGTTTGGTGGTGTTGGTAATGCCTTTAAAGCAATAGGCTCAATATTAACCCCTACCCGATTGTTGATGGGAGGATTGGCAGGTGTTACGGCAGCTGTTGCCATCGCCGCTTATAAAGGCTCACAAGAGTTTAGTGAATTTAACAATAAACTCATTTTAACGGGTGGGTATGCAGGGAAAACGGCAGGGCAACTTGCTATGTTGGCCAAACAGTTGTCAGCAGATGGCATAACACAAGGTGGAATGGCGGATGTAATAACTAAAGTTGTGGGGTCAGGTTCATTTTCTGGCAATGAAATTGATAATATTGCCAATGTCGCTGCCAGAATGGAAAAATTGGTGGGTCAATCTGTTGATGAAACAATAAAACAGTTCCAGCGCATTAAAGATAACCCAGTTAAAGCGATTAACGAACTTGACAAAAGCCTACATTTTCTGACTACAACGCAACTAGCGCAAATATCGACATTACAGGAACAGGGAAGAAAGCATGAAGCCGCTAAAGTTGCCATGGAAGCCTATGCGACTGCAACGAAAAATAGAACTCAGCAGATAAAAGCGAATTTAGGTTATCTTGAGTCAGCCTGGGCAGTGGTTAAAGATAAAGCAAGACTCGCTTGGGATAGCATGTTAGATATTGGTCGTGAACACACATTAGACCAGAAGATACGTGATTACGAGGAAAAATTAGTTGCATTCCAGGTAAATCCGGTTGCAAGATTAAATTATTATAATGCCTCAGGGAAAACAGCGACAGATTTAAGGCGTGAACTTGATTTACTGAAAGAGAAAAAATATCAACAGGATATTGAAAATCAGAGAAAACAAGCGGCGGTAAGGGCTCAAGAGGCAGAGAAAGCACGTTTTAGGGTTGACCAGGAGCTCAAACACAAATTTGAAAATGCGGAAGAAAAGCATCAAAGTGAGCTTGAAAGAATAAGAAATTCGGGTGGTTCAAAATCCGTTATCGATGAAGCGATAAGGCGTGAAAATGCCCGTTATGCGAAAGAAAAATCAAGTTCAGACTCAAAAGCTGATGCATACCGCCCATCTTTAGGCACACGTTGGGAAGAAGAAGCGCAAGCCAGAAACAGAGCACTGCAGGCAGAATTACGAACATTACAGGATGAAAGTCAATATGTTGGGATTATCAGCCAGCAACGCAGGGAACTTTTCAAAACAGAAAACCAGCTAGTCATTCTTGAAGAGGCCAAAAGTGGCACAAACAAACGCCGTCTGAGTGAAGATGAGCGGTCATTATTATTAAAAAAAGAAGCCATTCTCTCTGAGAAGCGTGAAGCTGCACAGATAGGCGATAAAATTGAGAAACAAAAACAACTCAATGCCTTGCGGTTATCGAATGATGGATTGCAAGAAGAAATAAGACTCAGGCTGGAGAGCATTGGCAAAACCGAGATTCAAATAGCGAAGGAGCAAGAACTAAAGAAATATCGTGAAGAAATGGCCCGTAAAGGGATTGAGCAAGAAAATCCTGAGTATGGTCGAGGACTTTCACTGATTGATGAGAAATACAAAAATGAGGAGTCATTGCGGAAAAACTGGGAAGCAGGGATTAAGCAAGGATTTTCAAATTTCGAACAACAAGCGAGGGATGCTTATGGCAATGTCGCTAATGTTACCAAATTTGCCTTTGAGGGAATGAGTCAATCACTGACGGATTTTTTAGTGACGGGGAAGGCTAATTTTGCTGACTTCACTAAATCATTACTTGAGATGATTGTGAAGTTAATGACGCAAATGGCGATGCTTCAGGCGATGAAAGCGGCTTTTGGTGGACAAACAGGCGGAGTTGGAGGAGCGATTGCTAATATTTTTGGTTTTTCATCAGGCGGATATGTGGGCGGTGGGGGTAAATATGACCCGAAAGGTATCGTTCACGGTGGGGAATTTGTATTTACCAAAGAAGCGACTCAGCGGTTAGGTATCGCTAACCTGTATCGCCTGATGGATGGAAGTAAGCGAGGTTATGCGTCTGGCGGATATGTGAGCACATCTTCAACGCCCATGTACGGCATGCAACCCGTAACAAACGGTGTTAATGTCAATTTAGGCGGTATTCATGTTGACGGTCAACCGCAGCAGTCCAGCCCTTCCAATGTCGATATGCGCGCAGCGGAGCAATCCTTAACCCAGAAAATCAAATCGGTCTTAGTGGCAGAGAGTCGAGATGGAGGTGATTTGCATAAAATTATCAAGGCAGTCAATGGGCGGGGGTATTAA
- a CDS encoding Ail/Lom family outer membrane beta-barrel protein, whose protein sequence is MKKTLLFLIPTLFSGAVIAKGGESTLSMGYIQIKSDGLKKDVNLLNQSNKLAGDAISNSLGVSARVDSDDYSNPGGAFIRYTYELNDGFGVIGSASYSESDFGTSAFGTTNKGKDNSRVDGRVKGKYISLMVGPTYRFNEYINVYALVGLANKKMSYEFGGNAFKNGKLIKDEKRSNSDSRNDLAYGVGMQVNVYEGVTVDVGYERSGSGEWKTDAFTVGLGYKF, encoded by the coding sequence ATGAAAAAAACGTTACTGTTTTTAATCCCAACCCTATTTTCTGGCGCTGTAATCGCAAAGGGTGGTGAGAGTACGCTTTCGATGGGATACATACAGATTAAATCAGATGGACTTAAAAAGGATGTTAATTTATTAAATCAGTCAAACAAACTTGCTGGTGATGCTATTTCTAACAGTTTAGGGGTTTCAGCTAGAGTTGATTCTGATGATTATTCTAATCCAGGCGGTGCCTTTATACGCTACACGTATGAGTTAAATGATGGGTTCGGTGTTATTGGTTCAGCATCTTACTCTGAGAGTGATTTCGGTACTTCAGCGTTTGGAACCACAAATAAAGGGAAAGACAATTCTAGAGTTGATGGGCGCGTGAAGGGAAAATATATCTCATTGATGGTTGGTCCTACTTATCGATTTAATGAATATATTAACGTTTATGCGCTAGTCGGATTGGCAAACAAAAAAATGTCTTATGAATTTGGTGGGAATGCTTTTAAAAACGGTAAGTTAATTAAAGACGAAAAACGCTCAAATAGTGACAGTAGAAATGACCTGGCCTACGGCGTTGGTATGCAAGTGAATGTTTACGAGGGAGTTACCGTTGATGTAGGCTATGAACGTTCAGGCAGTGGCGAGTGGAAGACGGATGCATTCACGGTTGGTTTAGGATATAAGTTTTAA
- a CDS encoding Arc family DNA-binding protein yields the protein MNDSLYTQRATEKLTLRLPKGVKAQVERKAKEEGLSLNSAIIQRLVWSINYDKKMFGK from the coding sequence ATGAATGATTCACTATATACTCAAAGAGCAACAGAAAAGTTAACATTACGGTTACCAAAGGGAGTAAAAGCTCAAGTTGAAAGAAAAGCAAAAGAAGAAGGTTTGTCTTTAAATTCAGCAATTATTCAAAGACTTGTTTGGAGCATTAATTATGATAAAAAAATGTTTGGGAAATAA
- a CDS encoding phage antirepressor KilAC domain-containing protein, which yields MIKKCLGNKAKTPTAATIGVYKMLTTNEEINTMTIANKNLPVISGVEISTDIEGRFNLNALHKASGLGEEKAPAKFLRNKTAKALILELEKQTGQICLVSFEGKNGGTFAHEIIAIEYAGWIRPDFRIKVNQTFLDFKAGKLAPVVIDPMVALNDPAVMRGLLLNYSEKILERDHQIAVMKPDVEALERIAKSDGAMCVTDTAKQLQIRPKALFDFLSENKWIYRRLGSPWIGYQEKIQQGLIEHKVTMITRNDGIDETKTQVRITPKGIAKLAKLLSVEVAA from the coding sequence ATGATAAAAAAATGTTTGGGAAATAAAGCAAAAACCCCAACGGCGGCAACCATTGGGGTTTATAAAATGTTAACCACGAATGAAGAGATCAACACTATGACTATAGCAAATAAAAATCTTCCTGTCATTTCTGGAGTTGAAATTAGTACTGATATCGAAGGTCGTTTTAATTTGAATGCATTACACAAAGCGAGTGGTTTAGGAGAAGAGAAAGCTCCTGCTAAATTTCTGCGTAATAAAACGGCCAAAGCATTGATTTTAGAATTAGAAAAACAAACTGGACAAATTTGTCTAGTTAGCTTTGAGGGAAAAAATGGTGGTACGTTTGCCCATGAAATTATTGCTATTGAATATGCTGGATGGATACGTCCTGATTTTCGTATCAAAGTTAATCAAACTTTTTTAGATTTTAAAGCGGGAAAATTAGCGCCTGTTGTGATAGACCCTATGGTTGCATTAAATGATCCGGCCGTAATGAGAGGCTTATTGCTAAATTATAGTGAAAAAATCCTTGAGCGTGATCATCAAATAGCAGTAATGAAGCCCGATGTAGAAGCATTAGAACGTATAGCAAAATCCGATGGTGCTATGTGTGTGACTGATACAGCCAAGCAACTACAAATACGTCCCAAAGCCCTGTTTGATTTCTTAAGTGAAAATAAATGGATTTACAGACGATTAGGCAGCCCGTGGATTGGTTATCAGGAAAAGATTCAACAGGGGTTGATTGAGCATAAAGTGACAATGATTACCCGAAATGATGGGATTGATGAAACTAAAACACAGGTTCGTATCACACCAAAAGGAATTGCTAAATTGGCAAAACTGTTAAGCGTGGAGGTGGCAGCATGA
- a CDS encoding phage tail protein, producing MDEFRWRTQIQDSPTGEYRHRIKEVEFGDGYKQVAADGIHPESQSWPFSYLGKKSRSDAYL from the coding sequence ATGGATGAATTTAGATGGCGAACCCAGATACAAGACAGCCCAACGGGCGAGTACAGGCACCGAATCAAAGAAGTTGAATTTGGTGATGGTTACAAACAGGTAGCAGCCGATGGCATTCATCCCGAATCGCAATCCTGGCCATTTTCTTATTTAGGTAAAAAAAGCCGAAGTGATGCCTATCTTTGA